In Terriglobus aquaticus, the genomic window TGGATCAACCCCAGCACCGCACCGATGATGCCGACCGTCGGAGCAAAGCCGCCAGCGGACTCGAACACCTGCGGAATCTTCTCTTCAATCTCGCTCTTGTTGTCGATCTCGTGCTGCATGATCTTGCGCACTTCGGCGGGCTCGGTGCCGTCCACCGCAAGCATCAGGCCCTTCTTCAGAAACGGATCGTCGACCTTGCCCAGATCACCATCCAGCGAGACGATGCCGCTCTTGCGAGCCTTGTTCGCGAACTCCACCAACTGTGTGACGAGCTTCTCGCTGTCGGTGCCCTTGTGCAGAAACACGCCCATCACACCTTTGAGCGCGGCGAGAAAGACGTTCAGTGGGAACTGCACCAGCACTGCTCCTGCCGTGCCGCCGACCACGATCATGGCTGCGGTCAACTGAGTCACCTGACCCAGGTTCCCGCCTTCCATCATCATGGCGCCCAGAATGGCGACCAGCGCCAGAACAATGCCGCCGATGCTTGCGATATCCATATATTTCGTTGCGCTCCTGCGTAGAAGAGTGAGTTAGTCCTGCGCTGCCGCGGCTTGGAATGCCGTGTGGGCCAGCAGAGCCGAATCGGCTGTGGGCCAGGCTCCACGCAGCAGCGAGGCTCGCCAGGCGAGGGTGCGTGCCAGCACCTCGCCACACGTTTCCA contains:
- a CDS encoding flagellar motor protein, translated to MDIASIGGIVLALVAILGAMMMEGGNLGQVTQLTAAMIVVGGTAGAVLVQFPLNVFLAALKGVMGVFLHKGTDSEKLVTQLVEFANKARKSGIVSLDGDLGKVDDPFLKKGLMLAVDGTEPAEVRKIMQHEIDNKSEIEEKIPQVFESAGGFAPTVGIIGAVLGLIQVMQHLDNIDEVGKGIAVAFVATIYGVALSNLFCLPAAGKLKIRHKEELMVKEMMLEGVVGILEGLNPRMIETKLRTFLAHGAAEAKA
- a CDS encoding flagellar FlbD family protein; translation: MVEMTRLNGHALLVNADLIKHVEAIPDTTLTLITGEKLVVLETCGEVLARTLAWRASLLRGAWPTADSALLAHTAFQAAAAQD